In Anopheles gambiae chromosome 2, idAnoGambNW_F1_1, whole genome shotgun sequence, a single window of DNA contains:
- the LOC1276739 gene encoding uncharacterized protein LOC1276739 isoform X2, whose translation MLYSGRLAKRNPCSVPFAIALLALCLCLSPVQCLPKVFRSNEICGVYNGHRVYFELGDRGQLQATNVSVPYIPRTALVNQTFVPNVCTLELVTCPSCNFKISLSYSNFPAKCSVHNEPPCRCDYLEFTEPPFDSTEYTGRRNCGHDVVYQTQTRSVLIKFVYWSNHSHAFTLEYVAERNRETIQANPGPAQNITSINNYLHHRIITTPYFPSYYPRDFGKEYVLSCNVEACRINVIFSDFQLAKTSTMEFYDWNGQRLGAVSGSIFRPPVFQSTGPSMIIRFYANGGSALGYRALVSFLHATSASEEALHPNTNCGGVVENIGGAITMMKMLNNANESRIYDCVWLIKPPNTYAHLKTHLSLKVDTFEKLGPHSMLTIIQGTTSDGTVLSVTKADSALVRKDLVVPLTSGFYVHLRASFGHLSRLALVYSGFSYLDCYMGTEFLCQNRKCIPIQLHCDGFDHCGDNSDEPESCVQEWSSGPMDRRWYAHTPNYYFPKMDRYPDLRTATIIFIASSLGLIMLISALIVLLYRTGNRARQQRELQSQLQTISELLDSNNTHGAEEMDDPPVYEAPPDYDEIIKVGMDEEMKRKRRRRSSSSASGRRSRMRRSRRQSNTSEVHNPILEVQLPPESDSLPSSSGYSMGMVVAGGREQGPTSPQPDSDAYDRYSDADLDGEDYDLRLANWSTLDEGGDFLISSRILETPASTAGPIQSVVSQSTSSPPPTYDQSNARFFALHSGAPPAASSCATNGGSVSGSHQEDAVPVAIGINYLPAITGSSSADSLTHSLPSSTSSTVPMAMPFAINCDLANIDRSSTGVTSTTAAATTTTSASNSMSPSSNIEPCNRPILPTPIWNGSAQPDRPWQMFGGSLDEPRLVQPNPAPSASAVQNSFNSLDFNQMQEIDAYLFGYGNGASSGHGISTGSSQETIDSNRTTQSQLTTSASFVQSSCLCDSSSPPSSQPPSITTSQSAPISSSYDMIRHYCPVCRDQHQQHTADGVQLSTPGGPPAPPPSSVYCAHCNGRIVTVDYLQTLSTNHHGTEALDPAGASSATSFGKLCSCVAKFPSQGNITRTTSSVGMLLTTRTFSVDQLDDGAFAGGSFGNDRRSARSSCSAVSRFDAYFNANFGTTNNDRRHEV comes from the exons CGAACCGCACTCGTCAACCAAACGTTCGTCCCGAACGTCTGTACGCTCGAGCTGGTAACCTGTCCGTCGTGCAATTTTAAAATCTCATTAAG CTACTCGAACTTCCCAGCCAAATGTTCGGTGCATAATGAGCCACCGTGTCGGTGCGATTATCTCGAGTTCACTGAGCCACCGTTCGATTCGACGGAATACACCGGTCGGCGAAACTGTGGCCACGACGTGGTCTACCAAACGCAGACCCGCTCCGTGCTGATCAAGTTCGTCTACTGGAGCAACCACAGCCATGCCTTCACGCTGGAATACGTTGCGGAAC GAAATCGGGAAACGATACAAGCGAATCCTGGACCGGCCCAAAACATCACCAGCATTAACAACTATCTGCATCATCGGATCATTACCACACCGTACTTCCCGTCGTACTATCCGCGCGACTTCGGCAAAGAGTACGTGCTCAGCTGCAATGTCGAAGCGTGCCGGATCAATGTGATCTTCAGCGACTTTCAGCTAGCCAAAacgtccacgatggagttTTACGACTGGAATGGGCAGCGGTTGGGGGCGGTATCGGGATCAATCTTTCGTCCGCCCGTCTTCCAGAGCACAGGCCCGTCCATGATCATACGGTTCTATGCGAACGGTGGCTCTGCGCTGGGATACAGGGCGCTGGTGTCCTTCCTGCACGCTACCAGCGCATCAGAAGAGGCCCTACACCCGAACACGAACTGCGGCGGAGTGGTGGAAAACATTGGCGGCGCTATTACGATGATGAAGATGCTGAACAATGCTAATGAGAGCCGGATCTATGATTGTGTTTGGTTGATCAAGCCACCGAACACGTACGCCCACCTGAAGACGCATCTTTCGCTGAAGGTGGACACGTTCGAGAAGCTCGGCCCACATTCGATGCTGACCATCATACAGGGTACGACGTCGGACGGGACGGTGCTCAGTGTGACGAAGGCGGACAGTGCACTGGTGCGGAAGGATCTCGTCGTGCCGCTCACGTCCGGGTTCTATGTGCATCTTAGAGCCTCCTTTGGACATCTGTCACGATTGGCGCTAGTCTATTCGGGGTTCAGCTATTTGG ATTGCTACATGGGAACCGAATTTCTGTGCCAGAATCGAAAGTGCATTCCGATACAGCTGCACTGCGACGGGTTCGACCACTGCGGCGACAACAGTGACGAGCCGGAGAGCTGCGTCCAGGAGTGGTCCAGTGGTCCGATGGATCGTCGCTGGTACGCCCACACGCCCAACTACTACTTCCCGAAGATGGATCGCTATCCGGATCTGCGTACCGCCACGATCATCTTCATCGCGAGCAGTCTCGGGCTGATCATGCTCATCTCAGCCCTCATCGTGCTGCTGTATCGTACGGGCAATCGGGCCCGCCAGCAGCGGGAACTCCAGAGCCAGCTGCAAACGATCAGCGAGCTGTTAG ACAGCAACAACACGCACGGCGCGGAAGAGATGGACGACCCGCCGGTCTACGAAGCGCCGCCCGACTACGACGAAATCATCAAGGTCGGCATGGACGAGGAGATGAAGCGGAAGCGCCGACGACGTTCCTCATCGTCCGCCTCAGGGCGTCGCAGCCGGATGAGACGATCGCGCCGCCAGAGCAACACGTCCGAGGTACACAATCCCATCCTGGAGGTACAGCTGCCCCCGGAATCGGACAGTCTACCTTCCTCGAGTGGGTATTCAATGGGCATGGTCGTTGCTGGAGGACGAGAGCAAGGACCGACATCACCACAGCCGGACAGTGACGCCTACGATCGCTACTCCGATGCGGACCTGGATGGAGAGGATTACGATCTGCGGCTAGCGAACTGGAGCACCCTGGACGAGGGCGGTGACTTCTTGATCAGCTCGCGCATACTGG AAACTCCAGCGTCGACTGCGGGCCCGATCCAGAGCGTTGTCAGCCAATCCACGTCCAGCCCGCCACCAACGTACGACCAGAGCAATGCCCGGTTTTTTGCGCTCCATAGTGGCGCCCCGCCAGCGGCCAGCAGCTGCGCTACGAACGGCGGCAGCGTATCGGGCAGCCATCAGGAAGACGCTGTTCCGGTCGCGATCGGAATAAACTATCTGCCTGCTATTACGGGCTCTTCCAGTGCAGACTCATTGACCCATTCGCTTCCTTCCAGTACCAGCTCCACTGTCCCGATGGCAATGCCCTTTGCAATCAATTGTGATCTAGCAAATATTGATCGAAGTAGTACCGGTGTTACTtccactactgctgctgctactactactacgtcTGCTAGTAATAGTATGTCACCGAGCAGTAATATCGAGCCTTGTAATCGTCCCATCCTACCCACTCCCATCTGGAATGGTTCCGCGCAACCCGATCGTCCCTGGCAAATGTTTGGGGGCAGTTTAGACGAGCCTAGGTTGGTACAGCCCAATCCTGCGCCCTCCGCATCTGCAGTGCAGAACAGTTTCAACTCACTTGACTTCAATCAGATGCAGGAAATTGACGCGTACCTGTTTGGGTACGGAAATGGGGCCTCCAGCGGCCATGGAAT ATCCACCGGAAGCAGCCAGGAAACGATCGACTCCAACAGAACCACCCAATCACAGCTGACCACATCTGCTTCCTTCGTGCAAAGCTCTTGCCTTTGTGATTCCAGCAGTCCTCCGTCGAGTCAACCACCAAGTATTACCACCAGTCAGTCTGCTCCCATCTCGTCCAGCTACGACATGATCCGCCACTACTGTCCAGTCTGTCGcgatcagcatcagcagcacacGGCGGATGGCGTTCAACTCTCCACTCCTGGAGGTCCTCCTGCTCCACCACCGAGCTCCGTGTACTGCGCACACTGTAACGGGCGTATCGTCACCGTCGACTACCTGCAGACGTTATCGACCAATCACCACGGTACGGAGGCTCTTGATCCGGCGGGCGCATCATCAGCCACCAGTTTCGGCAAGTTGTGCAGCTGTGTCGCGAAATTCCCCTCGCAGGGTAACATCACGCGCACTACGTCCTCGGTGGGGATGCTGCTGACGACGCGCACCTTCTCGGTGGACCAGCTGGACGATGGGGCGTTTGCCGGCGGAAGCTTCGGCAATGATCGACGCAGTGCGCGCAGCTCGTGCAGTGccgtgtcccggttcgatgcGTACTTCAACGCAAACTTCGGAACGACCAACAACGATCGACGGCATGAGGTTTAA
- the LOC1276739 gene encoding uncharacterized protein LOC1276739 isoform X3, protein MLYSGRLAKRNPCSVPFAIALLALCLCLSPVQCLPKVFRSNEICGVYNGHRVYFELGDRGQLQATNVSVPYIPRTALVNQTFVPNVCTLELVTCPSCNFKISLSYSNFPAKCSVHNEPPCRCDYLEFTEPPFDSTEYTGRRNCGHDVVYQTQTRSVLIKFVYWSNHSHAFTLEYVAERNRETIQANPGPAQNITSINNYLHHRIITTPYFPSYYPRDFGKEYVLSCNVEACRINVIFSDFQLAKTSTMEFYDWNGQRLGAVSGSIFRPPVFQSTGPSMIIRFYANGGSALGYRALVSFLHATSASEEALHPNTNCGGVVENIGGAITMMKMLNNANESRIYDCVWLIKPPNTYAHLKTHLSLKVDTFEKLGPHSMLTIIQGTTSDGTVLSVTKADSALVRKDLVVPLTSGFYVHLRASFGHLSRLALVYSGFSYLDCYMGTEFLCQNRKCIPIQLHCDGFDHCGDNSDEPESCVQEWSSGPMDRRWYAHTPNYYFPKMDRYPDLRTATIIFIASSLGLIMLISALIVLLYRTGNRARQQRELQSQLQTISELLVSVIHVDSNNTHGAEEMDDPPVYEAPPDYDEIIKVGMDEEMKRKRRRRSSSSASGRRSRMRRSRRQSNTSEVHNPILEVQLPPESDSLPSSSGYSMGMVVAGGREQGPTSPQPDSDAYDRYSDADLDGEDYDLRLANWSTLDEGGDFLISSRILEWRLQKLQRRLRARSRALSANPRPARHQRTTRAMPGFLRSIVAPRQRPAAALRTAAAYRAAIRKTLFRSRSE, encoded by the exons CGAACCGCACTCGTCAACCAAACGTTCGTCCCGAACGTCTGTACGCTCGAGCTGGTAACCTGTCCGTCGTGCAATTTTAAAATCTCATTAAG CTACTCGAACTTCCCAGCCAAATGTTCGGTGCATAATGAGCCACCGTGTCGGTGCGATTATCTCGAGTTCACTGAGCCACCGTTCGATTCGACGGAATACACCGGTCGGCGAAACTGTGGCCACGACGTGGTCTACCAAACGCAGACCCGCTCCGTGCTGATCAAGTTCGTCTACTGGAGCAACCACAGCCATGCCTTCACGCTGGAATACGTTGCGGAAC GAAATCGGGAAACGATACAAGCGAATCCTGGACCGGCCCAAAACATCACCAGCATTAACAACTATCTGCATCATCGGATCATTACCACACCGTACTTCCCGTCGTACTATCCGCGCGACTTCGGCAAAGAGTACGTGCTCAGCTGCAATGTCGAAGCGTGCCGGATCAATGTGATCTTCAGCGACTTTCAGCTAGCCAAAacgtccacgatggagttTTACGACTGGAATGGGCAGCGGTTGGGGGCGGTATCGGGATCAATCTTTCGTCCGCCCGTCTTCCAGAGCACAGGCCCGTCCATGATCATACGGTTCTATGCGAACGGTGGCTCTGCGCTGGGATACAGGGCGCTGGTGTCCTTCCTGCACGCTACCAGCGCATCAGAAGAGGCCCTACACCCGAACACGAACTGCGGCGGAGTGGTGGAAAACATTGGCGGCGCTATTACGATGATGAAGATGCTGAACAATGCTAATGAGAGCCGGATCTATGATTGTGTTTGGTTGATCAAGCCACCGAACACGTACGCCCACCTGAAGACGCATCTTTCGCTGAAGGTGGACACGTTCGAGAAGCTCGGCCCACATTCGATGCTGACCATCATACAGGGTACGACGTCGGACGGGACGGTGCTCAGTGTGACGAAGGCGGACAGTGCACTGGTGCGGAAGGATCTCGTCGTGCCGCTCACGTCCGGGTTCTATGTGCATCTTAGAGCCTCCTTTGGACATCTGTCACGATTGGCGCTAGTCTATTCGGGGTTCAGCTATTTGG ATTGCTACATGGGAACCGAATTTCTGTGCCAGAATCGAAAGTGCATTCCGATACAGCTGCACTGCGACGGGTTCGACCACTGCGGCGACAACAGTGACGAGCCGGAGAGCTGCGTCCAGGAGTGGTCCAGTGGTCCGATGGATCGTCGCTGGTACGCCCACACGCCCAACTACTACTTCCCGAAGATGGATCGCTATCCGGATCTGCGTACCGCCACGATCATCTTCATCGCGAGCAGTCTCGGGCTGATCATGCTCATCTCAGCCCTCATCGTGCTGCTGTATCGTACGGGCAATCGGGCCCGCCAGCAGCGGGAACTCCAGAGCCAGCTGCAAACGATCAGCGAGCTGTTAG TGAGCGTTATTCATGTAGACAGCAACAACACGCACGGCGCGGAAGAGATGGACGACCCGCCGGTCTACGAAGCGCCGCCCGACTACGACGAAATCATCAAGGTCGGCATGGACGAGGAGATGAAGCGGAAGCGCCGACGACGTTCCTCATCGTCCGCCTCAGGGCGTCGCAGCCGGATGAGACGATCGCGCCGCCAGAGCAACACGTCCGAGGTACACAATCCCATCCTGGAGGTACAGCTGCCCCCGGAATCGGACAGTCTACCTTCCTCGAGTGGGTATTCAATGGGCATGGTCGTTGCTGGAGGACGAGAGCAAGGACCGACATCACCACAGCCGGACAGTGACGCCTACGATCGCTACTCCGATGCGGACCTGGATGGAGAGGATTACGATCTGCGGCTAGCGAACTGGAGCACCCTGGACGAGGGCGGTGACTTCTTGATCAGCTCGCGCATACTGG AATGGCGCTTACAGAAACTCCAGCGTCGACTGCGGGCCCGATCCAGAGCGTTGTCAGCCAATCCACGTCCAGCCCGCCACCAACGTACGACCAGAGCAATGCCCGGTTTTTTGCGCTCCATAGTGGCGCCCCGCCAGCGGCCAGCAGCTGCGCTACGAACGGCGGCAGCGTATCGGGCAGCCATCAGGAAGACGCTGTTCCGGTCGCGATCGGAATAA
- the LOC1276739 gene encoding uncharacterized protein LOC1276739 isoform X1 — translation MLYSGRLAKRNPCSVPFAIALLALCLCLSPVQCLPKVFRSNEICGVYNGHRVYFELGDRGQLQATNVSVPYIPRTALVNQTFVPNVCTLELVTCPSCNFKISLSYSNFPAKCSVHNEPPCRCDYLEFTEPPFDSTEYTGRRNCGHDVVYQTQTRSVLIKFVYWSNHSHAFTLEYVAERNRETIQANPGPAQNITSINNYLHHRIITTPYFPSYYPRDFGKEYVLSCNVEACRINVIFSDFQLAKTSTMEFYDWNGQRLGAVSGSIFRPPVFQSTGPSMIIRFYANGGSALGYRALVSFLHATSASEEALHPNTNCGGVVENIGGAITMMKMLNNANESRIYDCVWLIKPPNTYAHLKTHLSLKVDTFEKLGPHSMLTIIQGTTSDGTVLSVTKADSALVRKDLVVPLTSGFYVHLRASFGHLSRLALVYSGFSYLDCYMGTEFLCQNRKCIPIQLHCDGFDHCGDNSDEPESCVQEWSSGPMDRRWYAHTPNYYFPKMDRYPDLRTATIIFIASSLGLIMLISALIVLLYRTGNRARQQRELQSQLQTISELLVSVIHVDSNNTHGAEEMDDPPVYEAPPDYDEIIKVGMDEEMKRKRRRRSSSSASGRRSRMRRSRRQSNTSEVHNPILEVQLPPESDSLPSSSGYSMGMVVAGGREQGPTSPQPDSDAYDRYSDADLDGEDYDLRLANWSTLDEGGDFLISSRILETPASTAGPIQSVVSQSTSSPPPTYDQSNARFFALHSGAPPAASSCATNGGSVSGSHQEDAVPVAIGINYLPAITGSSSADSLTHSLPSSTSSTVPMAMPFAINCDLANIDRSSTGVTSTTAAATTTTSASNSMSPSSNIEPCNRPILPTPIWNGSAQPDRPWQMFGGSLDEPRLVQPNPAPSASAVQNSFNSLDFNQMQEIDAYLFGYGNGASSGHGISTGSSQETIDSNRTTQSQLTTSASFVQSSCLCDSSSPPSSQPPSITTSQSAPISSSYDMIRHYCPVCRDQHQQHTADGVQLSTPGGPPAPPPSSVYCAHCNGRIVTVDYLQTLSTNHHGTEALDPAGASSATSFGKLCSCVAKFPSQGNITRTTSSVGMLLTTRTFSVDQLDDGAFAGGSFGNDRRSARSSCSAVSRFDAYFNANFGTTNNDRRHEV, via the exons CGAACCGCACTCGTCAACCAAACGTTCGTCCCGAACGTCTGTACGCTCGAGCTGGTAACCTGTCCGTCGTGCAATTTTAAAATCTCATTAAG CTACTCGAACTTCCCAGCCAAATGTTCGGTGCATAATGAGCCACCGTGTCGGTGCGATTATCTCGAGTTCACTGAGCCACCGTTCGATTCGACGGAATACACCGGTCGGCGAAACTGTGGCCACGACGTGGTCTACCAAACGCAGACCCGCTCCGTGCTGATCAAGTTCGTCTACTGGAGCAACCACAGCCATGCCTTCACGCTGGAATACGTTGCGGAAC GAAATCGGGAAACGATACAAGCGAATCCTGGACCGGCCCAAAACATCACCAGCATTAACAACTATCTGCATCATCGGATCATTACCACACCGTACTTCCCGTCGTACTATCCGCGCGACTTCGGCAAAGAGTACGTGCTCAGCTGCAATGTCGAAGCGTGCCGGATCAATGTGATCTTCAGCGACTTTCAGCTAGCCAAAacgtccacgatggagttTTACGACTGGAATGGGCAGCGGTTGGGGGCGGTATCGGGATCAATCTTTCGTCCGCCCGTCTTCCAGAGCACAGGCCCGTCCATGATCATACGGTTCTATGCGAACGGTGGCTCTGCGCTGGGATACAGGGCGCTGGTGTCCTTCCTGCACGCTACCAGCGCATCAGAAGAGGCCCTACACCCGAACACGAACTGCGGCGGAGTGGTGGAAAACATTGGCGGCGCTATTACGATGATGAAGATGCTGAACAATGCTAATGAGAGCCGGATCTATGATTGTGTTTGGTTGATCAAGCCACCGAACACGTACGCCCACCTGAAGACGCATCTTTCGCTGAAGGTGGACACGTTCGAGAAGCTCGGCCCACATTCGATGCTGACCATCATACAGGGTACGACGTCGGACGGGACGGTGCTCAGTGTGACGAAGGCGGACAGTGCACTGGTGCGGAAGGATCTCGTCGTGCCGCTCACGTCCGGGTTCTATGTGCATCTTAGAGCCTCCTTTGGACATCTGTCACGATTGGCGCTAGTCTATTCGGGGTTCAGCTATTTGG ATTGCTACATGGGAACCGAATTTCTGTGCCAGAATCGAAAGTGCATTCCGATACAGCTGCACTGCGACGGGTTCGACCACTGCGGCGACAACAGTGACGAGCCGGAGAGCTGCGTCCAGGAGTGGTCCAGTGGTCCGATGGATCGTCGCTGGTACGCCCACACGCCCAACTACTACTTCCCGAAGATGGATCGCTATCCGGATCTGCGTACCGCCACGATCATCTTCATCGCGAGCAGTCTCGGGCTGATCATGCTCATCTCAGCCCTCATCGTGCTGCTGTATCGTACGGGCAATCGGGCCCGCCAGCAGCGGGAACTCCAGAGCCAGCTGCAAACGATCAGCGAGCTGTTAG TGAGCGTTATTCATGTAGACAGCAACAACACGCACGGCGCGGAAGAGATGGACGACCCGCCGGTCTACGAAGCGCCGCCCGACTACGACGAAATCATCAAGGTCGGCATGGACGAGGAGATGAAGCGGAAGCGCCGACGACGTTCCTCATCGTCCGCCTCAGGGCGTCGCAGCCGGATGAGACGATCGCGCCGCCAGAGCAACACGTCCGAGGTACACAATCCCATCCTGGAGGTACAGCTGCCCCCGGAATCGGACAGTCTACCTTCCTCGAGTGGGTATTCAATGGGCATGGTCGTTGCTGGAGGACGAGAGCAAGGACCGACATCACCACAGCCGGACAGTGACGCCTACGATCGCTACTCCGATGCGGACCTGGATGGAGAGGATTACGATCTGCGGCTAGCGAACTGGAGCACCCTGGACGAGGGCGGTGACTTCTTGATCAGCTCGCGCATACTGG AAACTCCAGCGTCGACTGCGGGCCCGATCCAGAGCGTTGTCAGCCAATCCACGTCCAGCCCGCCACCAACGTACGACCAGAGCAATGCCCGGTTTTTTGCGCTCCATAGTGGCGCCCCGCCAGCGGCCAGCAGCTGCGCTACGAACGGCGGCAGCGTATCGGGCAGCCATCAGGAAGACGCTGTTCCGGTCGCGATCGGAATAAACTATCTGCCTGCTATTACGGGCTCTTCCAGTGCAGACTCATTGACCCATTCGCTTCCTTCCAGTACCAGCTCCACTGTCCCGATGGCAATGCCCTTTGCAATCAATTGTGATCTAGCAAATATTGATCGAAGTAGTACCGGTGTTACTtccactactgctgctgctactactactacgtcTGCTAGTAATAGTATGTCACCGAGCAGTAATATCGAGCCTTGTAATCGTCCCATCCTACCCACTCCCATCTGGAATGGTTCCGCGCAACCCGATCGTCCCTGGCAAATGTTTGGGGGCAGTTTAGACGAGCCTAGGTTGGTACAGCCCAATCCTGCGCCCTCCGCATCTGCAGTGCAGAACAGTTTCAACTCACTTGACTTCAATCAGATGCAGGAAATTGACGCGTACCTGTTTGGGTACGGAAATGGGGCCTCCAGCGGCCATGGAAT ATCCACCGGAAGCAGCCAGGAAACGATCGACTCCAACAGAACCACCCAATCACAGCTGACCACATCTGCTTCCTTCGTGCAAAGCTCTTGCCTTTGTGATTCCAGCAGTCCTCCGTCGAGTCAACCACCAAGTATTACCACCAGTCAGTCTGCTCCCATCTCGTCCAGCTACGACATGATCCGCCACTACTGTCCAGTCTGTCGcgatcagcatcagcagcacacGGCGGATGGCGTTCAACTCTCCACTCCTGGAGGTCCTCCTGCTCCACCACCGAGCTCCGTGTACTGCGCACACTGTAACGGGCGTATCGTCACCGTCGACTACCTGCAGACGTTATCGACCAATCACCACGGTACGGAGGCTCTTGATCCGGCGGGCGCATCATCAGCCACCAGTTTCGGCAAGTTGTGCAGCTGTGTCGCGAAATTCCCCTCGCAGGGTAACATCACGCGCACTACGTCCTCGGTGGGGATGCTGCTGACGACGCGCACCTTCTCGGTGGACCAGCTGGACGATGGGGCGTTTGCCGGCGGAAGCTTCGGCAATGATCGACGCAGTGCGCGCAGCTCGTGCAGTGccgtgtcccggttcgatgcGTACTTCAACGCAAACTTCGGAACGACCAACAACGATCGACGGCATGAGGTTTAA